The window GGCGACGTTCGCGCGGGCCGACAGCGACGGGAGCAAGTGGAACCGCTGGAAGACGATCCCGACGTGTTGCCGGCGCAAACGGGTGCGTTCCCTGGCCGAGAGTTCGGTGACGTCGGTTCCGAGGACGTCGACTCGTCCCTCGGTCGGGACCAGTAGCCCCGCCACGGAGTGCAGGATCGTCGATTTGCCGCTCCCGCTCGGGCCCTTCAGGCCGACCACTTCGCCCGGCCGGATCTCGAGGGAGACGTCCTCGAGGGCCGTGACCGAGGAATCCCGCCCCGACCGGAGTCGGCCGCTGTCCGTCCCGTACTCGTGACCGACGGCCTCGAGACGAACGGCCGCTGCCGAGTCTTCGCTCGAACCGTCGCGATCGTCAGCCCGAGTCGCCCCCGACGTCGAGGCCGTCCGCCGCAGTGAGAGGTGTAGGTCGATCATTGGTCCGGTCCAGTTGCTCGAGCGAACGGTCCACCGGGCCATTGTTTCCCGCTGGCTTCCTGTGGCCACGTTGCGGTTAACCACACCCCGGACGCGCGCGGTCGAACCCGGCCGACGGTCGTCCGACTCGAGCGGAACGTTTGTAGCAGCTACAACTCCGGCGCTGACGACGAACGGTGACGAAACGTCCACGTACAGCCGACCGTTCGGCGCACTGACTCGAGGCTCAGTCGTAGCTCTCCTCGGTCGCGACGGCGACGACGGTCCCGTCGGTGATCGCGTAGACCGTGTCGTCTTGCCGTTCGAACTCGAGGCCGGCGGCCGCGGTGGACTCGTCGGCCGCGGGGATCGCCACGGTCTCGACGGCGTCGGTCCCGTCGACGGTCACCTCGAGGACGAACTCGCCGTCCTCGGAGGCGACGGTGACGAACCTGTCGTCGATCCGTACCTCGGCCTGCGCGTCGTCGGACTCGAAGACGACGGTCTCGGGGTCGGGGGATTCACCCATCCGGACCTGATAGACGGGGTCGTTCCCGACCGGCTCCCAGCCCGCGCGTTCGACGTGGACGGTCGAACGCCAGCCCGGGCCGCCGACGGTGACCGTCTCCTCGCCGGTGTACGCCAGGTGATCCGCGGTGACCGCTTCCATCCAGATGTTGCGCCGCTCGCTCGCGACGATGACGCCACTGGCCTCGAGGCTCTCGTCTAGGTATTCGATACCGAAGTCGGAAACGAGTTCGTTCTCGACGTTTTCGGCGTACTCGATCGTGTAGTCCTCGATTTCGATCGCCGACTCGGGGGAGTGGGCCGCCCCGTCGACCGCGACCACGTTCACGGGGATCGCCATGCCCGCGAGGGCCGCGAGGACTAACAGGACACAGAGGAACGCGACACCGCGGCGGTGCAGCGACGTCAGTCTGGTTGCCCGACTGTTGCGGTAGCCGCCGGCGATGTCGTAGACGCGGTCGAACCGGTCCGTGCCGTCCGTGTCGGGGTTGCCACCCTCGGCTCCCCGATCGGGGCCGCTCCCCGCCGCGATCTCGAGGGGCCGATCGACCGACAGTTCGGTCCGGGCGCGAGCGAGTCGGCGGGCGATCTTTCTCGGCACGGCGGGTCGTTCCGAGGCGGTAAGCGCGACCGTGATCACGAGCGCGAGCACGGCCACGATGACGATGCCGGGGCCCCGGTAGAGGTAGAAGACGTTGCCCTCGCCGAACCAGTAGATCTGGTACAGGCCACGCGAAACGGCGTAGATCAGGACTGCCGCCCAGATCCGGAGCGCGTCGGGGCGGGTGTCGCGGCGCTCGAGGAGGGCGATCCCGATCACGAGGCCGACGAAGAACCCGAGGGCGTGGCCCTGGATGGCGACGGCGGCCCACGAGGGCGCGGACGGCGGACTCGGCTCGGCGACGTAGCGGTAGATCGGCGACTGGAGCGCGCGGTAGATCGTCGTGAGTACGCTCTGGACGCCGATCGCGGCGACGAGCGTCGTGATGGGGTACTGGACGAGCGCGACGGCGACGAACGCGAAGACGATGCCCGAGAATCCGATTACGGGGCCCAGCGAGAACAGACTCGTGAGGAGTCCGATTCCGATGACGACGGCGGGGAAGACGAAAAGCGCCCGGACCCAGGGGTTCGATCGGAGTCGGCCGTCGTCGCCACTGTCCGGGTAGTGACCCCAGGCGTACTCCGCCAGCGGGGAGACGACGACCGTCCCCGCCAGATTGCTCACGAGGTGGCCCGGGCCGGCGTGGGCGAACGACCCCGTGAGTATCCCCAGCGGGTAGAAATACGACCAGGCGCGGTAGGGGATCGTGACCGGATCGGAGAAGTCCGTGATCCCGTCCTGGACGAACAGGTAGACCGCGAGGACGAACGCAGTCACGACGAGCGTGCCCCAGGGGACGCCCAGGACGAGCCGATCGCCGGCGATCTCGCGCCACGGGCGTTCGGGGTTCTGGAGGCGTCGAACGGCGGCGATCGACG of the Halobiforma lacisalsi AJ5 genome contains:
- a CDS encoding rhomboid family intramembrane serine protease, with amino-acid sequence MRLLGTVLAAAVAVTFAASIAAVRRLQNPERPWREIAGDRLVLGVPWGTLVVTAFVLAVYLFVQDGITDFSDPVTIPYRAWSYFYPLGILTGSFAHAGPGHLVSNLAGTVVVSPLAEYAWGHYPDSGDDGRLRSNPWVRALFVFPAVVIGIGLLTSLFSLGPVIGFSGIVFAFVAVALVQYPITTLVAAIGVQSVLTTIYRALQSPIYRYVAEPSPPSAPSWAAVAIQGHALGFFVGLVIGIALLERRDTRPDALRIWAAVLIYAVSRGLYQIYWFGEGNVFYLYRGPGIVIVAVLALVITVALTASERPAVPRKIARRLARARTELSVDRPLEIAAGSGPDRGAEGGNPDTDGTDRFDRVYDIAGGYRNSRATRLTSLHRRGVAFLCVLLVLAALAGMAIPVNVVAVDGAAHSPESAIEIEDYTIEYAENVENELVSDFGIEYLDESLEASGVIVASERRNIWMEAVTADHLAYTGEETVTVGGPGWRSTVHVERAGWEPVGNDPVYQVRMGESPDPETVVFESDDAQAEVRIDDRFVTVASEDGEFVLEVTVDGTDAVETVAIPAADESTAAAGLEFERQDDTVYAITDGTVVAVATEESYD
- a CDS encoding ABC transporter ATP-binding protein → MIDLHLSLRRTASTSGATRADDRDGSSEDSAAAVRLEAVGHEYGTDSGRLRSGRDSSVTALEDVSLEIRPGEVVGLKGPSGSGKSTILHSVAGLLVPTEGRVDVLGTDVTELSARERTRLRRQHVGIVFQRFHLLPSLSARANVALPLVQAGVPRSRRRRRAESLLEEVGLADRTTHLPGELSGGECQRVAIARALATDPDVIVADEPTGELDTTTGAEVLDLLTDAGRDGDRAVLVASHDDATLEVADRVIPLRDGRVVTDER